One window of Amaranthus tricolor cultivar Red isolate AtriRed21 chromosome 13, ASM2621246v1, whole genome shotgun sequence genomic DNA carries:
- the LOC130797436 gene encoding auxin-binding protein ABP19a-like, whose amino-acid sequence MYTLVFFILSLLASFNHAIELDYCVGDLSLPRGPQGYACRDPATLTADDFIFTGFRGEKSITDVFGYEITLGMSFAFPALNGLGISMARLDIAVDGAVPVHSHRTSEVIIVIKGSIIAGFIDTNNTAYYKRLEVGDVMIFPQTMLHFQVNVGNTPALAYVSLHSAIPGFQLTTPALFSGNLPPQIAQKITLMNPLEIKRMRNILNKN is encoded by the coding sequence ATGTATACTcttgtatttttcattttatctctTTTAGCCTCTTTTAATCATGCCATTGAATTAGATTATTGTGTAGGAGACCTTAGTCTTCCTAGAGGGCCGCAAGGATATGCTTGTAGAGATCCTGCTACACTAACTGCAGATGATTTTATTTTCACCGGATTTCGTGGTGAAAAAAGCATTACAGATGTCTTCGGCTACGAGATCACTTTAGGAATGTCATTTGCATTTCCAGCCCTTAATGGATTAGGCATCTCTATGGCAAGGCTAGACATTGCCGTGGATGGAGCTGTTCCAGTACATTCTCACAGAACATCTGAagttattattgtaataaaaGGGTCAATTATTGCAGGATTTATCGACACCAATAATACAGCATATTATAAAAGGTTAGAAGTTGGTGACGTGATGATCTTTCCACAGACCATGCTTCACTTTCAGGTTAATGTGGGTAATACTCCAGCTCTTGCATATGTTAGCTTACATAGTGCAATTCCGGGTTTTCAACTCACGACACCTGCCTTATTCAGTGGCAATTTGCCTCCTCAAATTGCTCAAAAAATTACTCTTATGAATCCTCTTGAAATTAAACGGATGAGAAACATacttaacaaaaattaa